One genomic segment of Salminus brasiliensis chromosome 6, fSalBra1.hap2, whole genome shotgun sequence includes these proteins:
- the LOC140557059 gene encoding uncharacterized protein, protein MDHLPSGLFLTPRDCVLEAWAFSQGVGCKTGACHQGSCLTDTLQHHPHVHSIFRPISPDPAQATPAFSERREEEVECCSFPRRLVPSPLAFEPRRHSDSSMGLVSEMEGEQMVAYEARARRSSLSHAPLCPHPLCHACPSLRLLRTRTEKSAALPPPCMCASQRLSPVPSPTGLLPCTGVHKGSHIESADLSDLNKSLQSITGHKHTPNPPFLRVPPVVAETGPYRPARSHGDEKQMVEFLSATAQPVTS, encoded by the exons Atggat CATCTCCCCAGTGGCCTGTTTTTGACCCCTCGAGATTGTGTTTTGGAAGCGTGGGCTTTCTCCCAGGGGGTGGGGTGCAAAACAGGTGCATGCCACCAAGGCTCTTGTCTGACAGACACACTCCAACACCACCCACATGTCCATTCCATTTTCCGGCCAATAAGCCCCGACCCTGCCCAAGCCACGCCAGCCTTTTCAGAGCGGAGAGAGGAGGAAgtggaatgctgttctttccCACGGAGATTGGTGCCCTCTCCACTAGCTTTTGAACCTCGTCGCCACAGCGACTCGTCCATGGGGCTGGTATCTGAGATGGAGGGCGAGCAGATGGTAGCTTATGAGGCCCGGGCACGCCGCTCATCCTTGAGCCACGCCCCTCTCTGTCCGCACCCCCTGTGCCACGCCTGCCCATCACTGCGTCTGCTTAGGACTCGGACAGAGAAAAGCGCTGCCCTCCCACCCCCATGCATGTGCGCTAGCCAACGTCTGTCTCCTGTGCCCTCTCCTACGGGACTACTACCATGCACAGGTGTGCATAAGGGGTCCCACATCGAAAGCGCCGACCTATCAGACCTTAATAAATCTCTGCAAAGCATCACTGGCCACAAGCACACCCCCAATCCCCCCTTCCTTAGAGTCCCGCCAGTAGTGGCTGAAACTGGGCCATACCGGCCTGCCCGCAGCCACGGTGACGAGAAACAGATGGTGGAGTTTCTGAGTG CCACAGCTCAGCCTGTCACATCCTGA